From a single Nymphaea colorata isolate Beijing-Zhang1983 chromosome 4, ASM883128v2, whole genome shotgun sequence genomic region:
- the LOC116252637 gene encoding uncharacterized protein LOC116252637 isoform X4: MGQLSSISFPNAPAWQASSTMQFSYLSAIFLPTSYMAALSILLCLHLCFICSVSSELGTTSDMKELCVGLELHNETLPLQMGSRYYKLIGLKPLHWYEVKISYPASIPASFSIELKRGDFEQERAFSLRRLLNTGKLIFRSGGHSLENNEDTSEGALVYVQPEGVVAKPHLKERKFVMFNIVTATDGSIFGFCHLAAHSLDLLNL, from the exons ATGGGCCAGTTGTCCAGTATTTCCTTTCCCAATGCTCCAG CCTGGCAGGCCAGTTCTACGATGCAATTTTCCTACCTATCTGCTATTTTCCTCCCAACCAGTTATATGGCAGCTCTGAGTATTCTGCTTTGCCTTCATCTGTGTTTTATTTGCAGTGTATCTTCTGAGCTTGGAACTAC ATCTGATATGAAGGAACTGTGTGTTGGACTAGAATTGCATAATGAAACTTTACCTCTACAAATGGGTAGCCGCTATTACAAGTTAATTGGTTTGAAACCTCTACATTGGTATGAAGTGAAGATATCTTACCCTGCTTCT ATTCCAGCAAGTTTTTCCATTGAGTTGAAGAGGGGGGACTTTGAACAAGAACGTGCTTTTAGTCTCAGAAGATTGCTTAACACTGGGAAGCTGATTTTCAGATCTGGAGGTCACAGTTTG GAGAACAATGAAGACACAAGTGAGGGTGCTTTAGTGTATGTTCAGCCGGAAGGTGTTGTTGCAAAGCCACATTTAAAGGAGAGAAAATTTGTCATGTTTAACATTG TCACTGCAACTGATGGCTCGATCTTTGGCTTTTGTCATTTGGCTGCCCACTCGCTTGACCTCCTAAATTTGTGA
- the LOC116252637 gene encoding uncharacterized protein LOC116252637 isoform X2, which translates to MGQLSSISFPNAPAWQASSTMQFSYLSAIFLPTSYMAALSILLCLHLCFICSVSSELGTTSDMKELCVGLELHNETLPLQMGSRYYKLIGLKPLHWYEVKISYPASIPASFSIELKRGDFEQERAFSLRRLLNTGKLIFRSGGHSLENNEDTSEGALVYVQPEGVVAKPHLKERKFVMFNIVCDELLLGIPYKAWWVGILAILCIAFAFVLSSVLPSRLLHKDQKSARLNEILASKVS; encoded by the exons ATGGGCCAGTTGTCCAGTATTTCCTTTCCCAATGCTCCAG CCTGGCAGGCCAGTTCTACGATGCAATTTTCCTACCTATCTGCTATTTTCCTCCCAACCAGTTATATGGCAGCTCTGAGTATTCTGCTTTGCCTTCATCTGTGTTTTATTTGCAGTGTATCTTCTGAGCTTGGAACTAC ATCTGATATGAAGGAACTGTGTGTTGGACTAGAATTGCATAATGAAACTTTACCTCTACAAATGGGTAGCCGCTATTACAAGTTAATTGGTTTGAAACCTCTACATTGGTATGAAGTGAAGATATCTTACCCTGCTTCT ATTCCAGCAAGTTTTTCCATTGAGTTGAAGAGGGGGGACTTTGAACAAGAACGTGCTTTTAGTCTCAGAAGATTGCTTAACACTGGGAAGCTGATTTTCAGATCTGGAGGTCACAGTTTG GAGAACAATGAAGACACAAGTGAGGGTGCTTTAGTGTATGTTCAGCCGGAAGGTGTTGTTGCAAAGCCACATTTAAAGGAGAGAAAATTTGTCATGTTTAACATTG TATGTGATGAACTTTTACTTGGGATTCCATACAAGGCTTGGTGGGTTGGAATTTTAGCAATCCTTTGTATTGCATTTgcatttgttctttcttctgtGCTTCCATCACGTTTGCTCCACAAGGATCAAAAGTCTGCAAGGCTGAATGAGATATTAGCATCAAAGGTGTCATGA
- the LOC116252637 gene encoding uncharacterized protein LOC116252637 isoform X3, whose amino-acid sequence MQFSYLSAIFLPTSYMAALSILLCLHLCFICSVSSELGTTSDMKELCVGLELHNETLPLQMGSRYYKLIGLKPLHWYEVKISYPASIPASFSIELKRGDFEQERAFSLRRLLNTGKLIFRSGGHSLENNEDTSEGALVYVQPEGVVAKPHLKERKFVMFNIGKEFSRSFYTRLISYPTLGTELFPRYGTTQMGAKGILLLSQSLQLMARSLAFVIWLPTRLTS is encoded by the exons ATGCAATTTTCCTACCTATCTGCTATTTTCCTCCCAACCAGTTATATGGCAGCTCTGAGTATTCTGCTTTGCCTTCATCTGTGTTTTATTTGCAGTGTATCTTCTGAGCTTGGAACTAC ATCTGATATGAAGGAACTGTGTGTTGGACTAGAATTGCATAATGAAACTTTACCTCTACAAATGGGTAGCCGCTATTACAAGTTAATTGGTTTGAAACCTCTACATTGGTATGAAGTGAAGATATCTTACCCTGCTTCT ATTCCAGCAAGTTTTTCCATTGAGTTGAAGAGGGGGGACTTTGAACAAGAACGTGCTTTTAGTCTCAGAAGATTGCTTAACACTGGGAAGCTGATTTTCAGATCTGGAGGTCACAGTTTG GAGAACAATGAAGACACAAGTGAGGGTGCTTTAGTGTATGTTCAGCCGGAAGGTGTTGTTGCAAAGCCACATTTAAAGGAGAGAAAATTTGTCATGTTTAACATTGGTAAGGAATTTTCTCGTTCATTTTATACACGATTAATCAGCTACCCTACCTTAGGTACTGAATTATTTCCTAGGTATGGTACAACACAAATGGGTGCTAAAGGTATATTGTTACTGTCTCAGTCACTGCAACTGATGGCTCGATCTTTGGCTTTTGTCATTTGGCTGCCCACTCGCTTGACCTCCTAA
- the LOC116252637 gene encoding uncharacterized protein LOC116252637 isoform X1, with amino-acid sequence MGQLSSISFPNAPAWQASSTMQFSYLSAIFLPTSYMAALSILLCLHLCFICSVSSELGTTSDMKELCVGLELHNETLPLQMGSRYYKLIGLKPLHWYEVKISYPASIPASFSIELKRGDFEQERAFSLRRLLNTGKLIFRSGGHSLENNEDTSEGALVYVQPEGVVAKPHLKERKFVMFNIGKEFSRSFYTRLISYPTLGTELFPRYGTTQMGAKGILLLSQSLQLMARSLAFVIWLPTRLTS; translated from the exons ATGGGCCAGTTGTCCAGTATTTCCTTTCCCAATGCTCCAG CCTGGCAGGCCAGTTCTACGATGCAATTTTCCTACCTATCTGCTATTTTCCTCCCAACCAGTTATATGGCAGCTCTGAGTATTCTGCTTTGCCTTCATCTGTGTTTTATTTGCAGTGTATCTTCTGAGCTTGGAACTAC ATCTGATATGAAGGAACTGTGTGTTGGACTAGAATTGCATAATGAAACTTTACCTCTACAAATGGGTAGCCGCTATTACAAGTTAATTGGTTTGAAACCTCTACATTGGTATGAAGTGAAGATATCTTACCCTGCTTCT ATTCCAGCAAGTTTTTCCATTGAGTTGAAGAGGGGGGACTTTGAACAAGAACGTGCTTTTAGTCTCAGAAGATTGCTTAACACTGGGAAGCTGATTTTCAGATCTGGAGGTCACAGTTTG GAGAACAATGAAGACACAAGTGAGGGTGCTTTAGTGTATGTTCAGCCGGAAGGTGTTGTTGCAAAGCCACATTTAAAGGAGAGAAAATTTGTCATGTTTAACATTGGTAAGGAATTTTCTCGTTCATTTTATACACGATTAATCAGCTACCCTACCTTAGGTACTGAATTATTTCCTAGGTATGGTACAACACAAATGGGTGCTAAAGGTATATTGTTACTGTCTCAGTCACTGCAACTGATGGCTCGATCTTTGGCTTTTGTCATTTGGCTGCCCACTCGCTTGACCTCCTAA